A genomic region of Gemmata massiliana contains the following coding sequences:
- a CDS encoding PQQ-like beta-propeller repeat protein yields MHRFVSCFALSLAVAPSLLAGDWNQFRGPAGNGHADAKLPTEWGTSKNVSWRKELPGLGWSSPVIAGEKVYLTTAVAQGEEYSLRALCLNVKTGDTVWDQEVFKQGADAPKPHKKNSHASPTPIVEGGKVYAHFGHMGTACLNANDGSKVWAKQELKYTPVHGNGGSPVLAGNHLIFSIDGTDKQAVIALDKATGTIAWQTPRNNKTGANPFSFSTPVLIKVKDQEQLVSAGSGVVMALDPKTGKEIWRATYGGGYSVVPKPVYANGLIYVCTGYNTANLVAVKPDGKGDVTATHIAFTVKKNVPLNPSILVIDDALYMISDNGVLSCLDAKKGTERWNERVGGNFSSSPLLADGLVYLLDEAGATTVFKPGESYEEIAKNKLSEKTQASCAVYGDALLLRTEKALYRIEKK; encoded by the coding sequence ATGCACCGCTTTGTTTCTTGCTTCGCGCTTTCGCTTGCTGTTGCTCCCTCTTTACTTGCGGGCGACTGGAACCAGTTCCGCGGACCGGCCGGAAACGGGCACGCGGACGCGAAACTGCCGACCGAGTGGGGCACCAGCAAGAACGTGTCGTGGCGCAAGGAGCTACCGGGTCTGGGTTGGTCGTCGCCGGTGATCGCCGGCGAGAAGGTTTACCTGACGACCGCAGTGGCACAGGGCGAGGAGTATTCGCTCCGCGCTCTTTGCCTCAATGTGAAGACCGGCGACACGGTGTGGGACCAAGAGGTGTTCAAACAGGGCGCGGACGCGCCGAAGCCCCACAAGAAAAACAGTCACGCCAGCCCGACGCCGATCGTTGAGGGCGGCAAAGTGTACGCTCACTTTGGGCACATGGGTACCGCGTGCCTGAACGCGAACGACGGGAGCAAGGTGTGGGCCAAACAGGAACTCAAATACACCCCGGTTCACGGGAACGGCGGGTCGCCGGTTCTTGCGGGGAATCACCTCATTTTCAGCATTGATGGCACCGACAAGCAGGCCGTGATTGCGCTCGACAAGGCAACTGGGACGATCGCGTGGCAGACGCCGCGAAACAACAAGACCGGAGCGAACCCGTTCTCGTTCAGCACACCGGTACTCATCAAAGTGAAGGACCAGGAGCAACTCGTCTCCGCCGGGAGCGGAGTCGTGATGGCGCTCGACCCGAAGACTGGTAAGGAGATCTGGCGCGCGACCTACGGCGGCGGTTATTCCGTGGTTCCGAAGCCGGTGTACGCGAACGGCCTCATTTATGTTTGCACCGGCTACAACACAGCGAATCTGGTCGCCGTTAAGCCGGACGGGAAGGGCGACGTGACGGCCACGCACATCGCGTTCACGGTCAAAAAGAACGTCCCGCTCAACCCATCAATCCTGGTGATCGACGACGCACTGTACATGATCTCCGATAACGGCGTGTTGAGTTGCCTGGACGCGAAAAAGGGCACCGAGCGGTGGAACGAGCGCGTCGGCGGGAACTTCTCTTCGTCACCGCTGCTCGCGGACGGTCTGGTGTACTTGCTGGACGAAGCGGGCGCGACGACCGTGTTCAAACCGGGCGAGAGCTACGAGGAGATCGCGAAGAACAAGCTCAGCGAGAAGACGCAGGCTAGTTGCGCGGTGTATGGCGACGCGCTCTTACTTCGCACCGAGAAAGCGCTGTACCGCATCGAGAAGAAGTGA
- a CDS encoding transglutaminase-like domain-containing protein — protein sequence MQRFGTFLSLTACALFAAYSFAQPTKLDEQKNFIIRPKTSGGSGGTNYDTSKFIVIRPNGNVPSLVTQPTTPAQPTTPSTQPVAGRLVPGMIAVPPPGTPKVDAGIVFDYWFAAAVEGQRIGYVQWGAKKVKQNDRELLVGVKHQKFTVSRFGQVVSQWGEESSVENMDGDVLITGMRQGIGQDQALVLNGVVDGKTLKVTGEGAAKGASNTPWPEGVVGCVREPALFKEKRLKTGESFDYPAYIGVVNRVVKMTVTLEAEETLALWPKEPARKLLRFVSRMEPVGNFKLPPATTWVDAETFEPLKMEFDFPGFGGKVTFLRTTKESATVAVARPVELFNAQSIRLDREIPGIHAGRSVVYKVTAPKDDEPGTLFAEDARQTVKNPDAKAKSFELHVSAAHGPIKGAAVLPAPGKEFTASNYFINWDNDGVKGHAAAAMRGLPATATDWDKAVAVERWVHRNMKAFEFSQAMATADNVAKTLSGDCTEYAMLGAAMSRAVGVPSRTVLGLVYAPAKDGKPYLAYHMWFEVFADGQWLPLDATLGGGGVGPGHLKIADHSWHDEKTFAPLLPVLRVLSAKPAVTVGKVEP from the coding sequence ATGCAGCGATTCGGCACGTTTCTCTCTTTAACCGCCTGTGCGCTGTTCGCGGCCTACTCTTTCGCGCAACCGACCAAACTGGACGAGCAGAAGAACTTCATCATCCGCCCGAAGACGTCCGGCGGATCGGGTGGTACCAACTACGACACGTCCAAGTTCATCGTCATCAGGCCCAACGGGAACGTGCCATCTCTTGTAACGCAACCGACGACACCCGCTCAACCGACCACTCCGTCTACTCAGCCCGTTGCCGGGCGCCTCGTACCCGGAATGATCGCGGTTCCCCCGCCGGGAACGCCCAAAGTTGATGCTGGTATCGTGTTCGACTACTGGTTCGCGGCCGCAGTGGAGGGTCAGCGAATCGGCTACGTTCAGTGGGGCGCGAAGAAGGTCAAGCAGAACGACCGTGAACTTCTCGTCGGCGTGAAGCACCAGAAATTTACCGTGTCGCGGTTCGGGCAAGTCGTGAGTCAGTGGGGCGAGGAATCGTCCGTTGAAAACATGGATGGCGACGTTCTGATTACCGGGATGCGGCAAGGCATTGGCCAAGACCAGGCGCTCGTGCTAAACGGCGTGGTCGACGGCAAAACGCTCAAAGTGACGGGCGAGGGCGCCGCAAAAGGTGCGAGTAACACCCCCTGGCCCGAGGGCGTGGTCGGGTGCGTCCGCGAACCCGCTCTCTTTAAGGAGAAGCGGCTCAAGACCGGCGAATCCTTCGATTACCCCGCGTACATCGGTGTCGTGAACCGCGTGGTGAAGATGACGGTCACGCTGGAAGCGGAAGAAACGCTGGCGTTGTGGCCGAAAGAACCGGCCCGAAAGCTACTTCGGTTCGTTTCTCGAATGGAACCGGTCGGAAACTTCAAGCTGCCGCCCGCCACGACCTGGGTGGACGCGGAGACGTTTGAACCGCTGAAAATGGAGTTCGATTTCCCCGGTTTCGGTGGCAAAGTCACGTTCCTGCGCACCACGAAGGAGTCCGCGACCGTGGCCGTGGCCCGGCCGGTCGAGTTGTTCAACGCGCAATCGATTCGCTTGGATCGCGAGATTCCTGGAATACATGCGGGTAGGAGCGTCGTCTACAAGGTAACGGCCCCGAAGGACGACGAGCCGGGCACCCTTTTCGCGGAGGACGCGCGACAAACGGTCAAGAACCCGGACGCCAAGGCGAAGAGCTTTGAATTGCACGTGTCCGCGGCCCACGGGCCGATTAAGGGAGCGGCCGTGCTTCCTGCACCGGGTAAAGAGTTCACCGCGAGTAACTACTTCATCAACTGGGACAATGACGGGGTGAAGGGGCACGCGGCGGCGGCCATGCGGGGACTGCCTGCGACCGCGACCGATTGGGACAAGGCCGTTGCGGTCGAACGCTGGGTCCACCGAAATATGAAGGCGTTCGAGTTCTCTCAGGCGATGGCAACCGCCGATAATGTGGCGAAAACGCTCAGCGGGGACTGCACCGAGTACGCGATGCTCGGGGCCGCGATGTCCCGGGCGGTCGGGGTTCCATCGCGGACGGTGTTGGGGCTGGTGTACGCCCCCGCGAAAGACGGAAAGCCATACCTCGCGTACCACATGTGGTTCGAGGTGTTCGCGGACGGCCAGTGGCTCCCGCTCGACGCGACGCTCGGGGGCGGAGGCGTTGGCCCCGGGCACCTGAAGATCGCGGACCACAGTTGGCACGACGAAAAGACGTTCGCCCCGCTGCTGCCCGTATTGCGGGTGCTCTCGGCGAAACCGGCGGTAACCGTGGGGAAAGTGGAACCATAA
- a CDS encoding AAA family ATPase — translation MTASDLGDRGRQWLDRLFAGDTSIPAITPVTLPPADRTVAEHAAVARAAACRDLFVIHADPAVGERVIVDVARAITDRVLVLSPNPGAADRVTERLLKYGVPVLRALADDENPTRPSPAVSKVTSVAIGTGRAEQARRDAVAEVAAAEAKIAAFASVSKALARLTEVNDSLVRLDTDLAERTVVRDRIEADLRAETDTPFTLALAKLQTDHDDAAAKLASELQAAGASHTEKDTVLTQARHVLAEAARKPGFLSRLFSSKAKPGTADPVDLEKQVHTLETEAAALADQVRELQAKLDASRATIAAECAALVANELTSRRAASETAIAAIEDERTRALAEVAALNKVITAAVPDDDYATAQQRLTTAREKAAQLTRSESSVAARIVVGTPGSLGTDPVFAALTTDPPFGVLVLDRAEELPEAEFPRLARLAERWVLVGHALPADDPRPPSNHNRSRGPRPGQAEGPFTVRLAKTLDREAWAIEGDRFVCRLAHLTPDQRRMVTREPLADRPEIELRFTTTDADPQLAEIAFPNHVTVAAAKSLLFHELGEVLLRPCGDLCWTHGAEAITATWSADSGSDGVWIDLEAGVREKVVGAGPFAFTVAVSFDPAAGWDAERAAAWVAARLPAPSQSRFAALPRTPGSRPGA, via the coding sequence GTGACCGCCTCCGATCTCGGCGACCGCGGCCGTCAGTGGCTCGACCGCTTGTTCGCGGGCGACACGTCCATTCCCGCGATTACCCCCGTCACGCTCCCGCCCGCGGACCGCACGGTTGCCGAGCACGCGGCCGTCGCTCGCGCCGCTGCGTGTCGCGACTTGTTCGTGATTCACGCCGATCCCGCGGTCGGTGAGCGCGTCATCGTGGACGTCGCTCGTGCCATAACTGATCGCGTGTTGGTGCTGTCACCGAATCCGGGCGCCGCCGACCGCGTGACCGAGCGGTTGCTCAAGTACGGCGTGCCCGTACTCCGCGCACTCGCAGACGACGAGAACCCGACCCGGCCGTCCCCGGCCGTCAGTAAGGTCACGTCTGTTGCGATCGGTACCGGGCGCGCGGAGCAAGCGCGCCGTGATGCGGTTGCCGAGGTCGCCGCGGCCGAGGCTAAAATTGCTGCGTTCGCAAGTGTTTCTAAAGCTCTCGCACGCTTAACCGAGGTCAACGACTCGCTCGTTCGCCTCGACACGGACCTCGCCGAACGCACGGTCGTGCGGGATCGCATTGAGGCCGACCTGCGGGCCGAAACGGACACGCCGTTCACGCTGGCGCTCGCCAAACTCCAAACCGATCACGACGACGCGGCTGCGAAGCTCGCCTCAGAATTGCAGGCCGCGGGCGCGAGCCACACCGAAAAAGACACGGTTCTGACGCAGGCGCGGCACGTTCTTGCCGAAGCCGCCCGCAAGCCCGGATTCTTGTCGCGCCTGTTCAGCAGCAAGGCGAAACCCGGTACTGCCGATCCGGTGGACCTGGAAAAACAGGTTCACACCCTCGAAACAGAAGCGGCGGCGCTGGCAGACCAAGTTCGCGAGTTACAGGCGAAGCTGGACGCTTCTCGGGCCACGATTGCCGCTGAGTGTGCTGCGCTGGTCGCGAACGAACTGACTTCCCGGCGCGCGGCCAGTGAAACCGCGATTGCCGCGATCGAAGACGAACGCACGCGGGCGCTGGCCGAAGTCGCCGCGCTCAACAAGGTCATCACAGCGGCCGTACCGGACGACGACTACGCAACCGCTCAGCAACGGCTGACCACTGCTCGCGAGAAAGCCGCTCAACTCACGCGGTCCGAGTCGTCGGTCGCAGCGCGGATTGTGGTCGGTACCCCCGGGAGCCTCGGTACAGATCCGGTGTTCGCAGCCCTGACCACCGATCCGCCTTTTGGCGTGCTCGTGCTCGACCGCGCGGAGGAGTTGCCCGAAGCGGAGTTCCCTCGGCTCGCGCGACTAGCCGAGCGCTGGGTTCTGGTCGGCCACGCGCTCCCCGCAGATGACCCGCGTCCGCCGTCGAACCACAATCGTTCGCGTGGCCCCCGCCCGGGACAGGCCGAAGGGCCGTTCACGGTCCGCTTGGCGAAAACGCTCGACCGTGAAGCGTGGGCGATCGAGGGCGATCGGTTCGTGTGCCGGCTCGCGCACCTCACCCCAGACCAGCGGCGAATGGTGACCCGCGAACCACTCGCCGACCGGCCCGAAATCGAACTCCGATTCACCACGACCGATGCTGATCCGCAACTCGCGGAGATCGCGTTCCCCAACCACGTGACGGTCGCTGCGGCGAAAAGCCTCCTGTTCCACGAACTCGGCGAAGTGCTGCTGCGACCGTGCGGCGATCTCTGCTGGACCCACGGCGCCGAAGCGATTACCGCGACTTGGTCCGCCGATAGTGGTTCGGACGGTGTGTGGATCGACCTCGAAGCGGGCGTGCGCGAGAAGGTGGTCGGCGCCGGTCCGTTTGCATTCACTGTTGCTGTGAGTTTCGACCCGGCCGCCGGGTGGGACGCGGAACGGGCAGCAGCGTGGGTCGCCGCGCGTCTGCCGGCCCCGTCACAGAGCCGCTTCGCCGCACTCCCGCGCACTCCCGGCTCCCGACCCGGCGCGTGA
- a CDS encoding HAD-IA family hydrolase: MSFKLVIWDFDGTLADSLPSAVSIFNRLAPEMGIKPIGDLSAARELSTRQFLKQHGISLWRLPRLVRKYQAIAAESADQLKLIEGIPATLAALASAGVRLGVLSSNREDNIRRCLRANGVEQHFAFVIGYPRLFGKAKALKRILRAERTDRADVLYVGDELRDVEAAKKAGVKVAAVAWGFHKAELLRTGAPDFVATEVRELMGVLGGERTL, encoded by the coding sequence GTGTCGTTCAAACTCGTCATTTGGGACTTCGACGGCACGCTCGCGGACTCGTTACCATCGGCCGTGAGCATCTTCAACCGGCTCGCGCCGGAAATGGGCATCAAGCCGATCGGCGATCTGAGTGCCGCGCGCGAACTCTCAACGCGCCAGTTCCTCAAGCAGCACGGTATCTCCCTCTGGCGCTTGCCGCGCCTCGTGCGCAAGTATCAGGCGATCGCCGCAGAGAGTGCAGATCAACTGAAACTGATCGAAGGAATACCCGCGACTCTCGCCGCGCTCGCGAGCGCGGGCGTGCGGTTGGGCGTGCTGTCGTCGAACCGCGAGGACAACATTCGGCGCTGTTTGCGGGCCAACGGCGTGGAGCAGCACTTCGCGTTCGTGATCGGGTACCCGCGCCTCTTCGGTAAGGCCAAAGCACTCAAACGCATCCTCCGCGCCGAGCGGACCGACCGTGCGGACGTGCTTTACGTCGGGGACGAACTGCGTGACGTGGAAGCCGCAAAGAAGGCCGGTGTGAAAGTCGCGGCGGTCGCGTGGGGGTTCCACAAAGCGGAACTGCTACGCACCGGCGCGCCCGATTTCGTGGCGACCGAGGTGCGCGAGTTGATGGGTGTGCTCGGCGGCGAACGGACCCTGTGA
- a CDS encoding c-type cytochrome — MSTPNPNAAPKTDAPVVPTGGDSVSDLHRAHMIQMNDPVMLTADGVDDSPESDEPGEGGSDSVQGLHEVVMREQAEPRDGFEPIPFWVAVVCGGLLMWGGFYIGTNSADFRRDVFDDPDPQPTLVQGPAADPDPQTVDDLKAIGKQKYDAICAACHLPDGKGKPSEQPPIPPLDRSEWVAGDKATPARLSRILLYGLKGPIEVDGKQFSGTGTAMPAHGSLLKDYEIAGVLTHIRNSWSNKADADNAKPAITGAIVKAARAKEKDGKRATNGTEQVTVEELLNLARDYADPPAAKK, encoded by the coding sequence ATGAGCACGCCGAACCCGAACGCCGCGCCCAAGACGGACGCGCCGGTCGTTCCGACCGGCGGCGATTCCGTGTCCGACCTGCACCGGGCGCACATGATTCAGATGAACGATCCGGTGATGCTCACCGCAGACGGGGTTGACGACAGCCCCGAGAGCGACGAGCCGGGCGAGGGCGGATCGGACTCCGTGCAGGGACTGCACGAGGTCGTGATGCGCGAACAGGCCGAACCGCGCGACGGGTTCGAGCCGATCCCGTTCTGGGTCGCGGTCGTGTGCGGCGGGCTGCTCATGTGGGGCGGCTTCTACATCGGCACGAACTCCGCCGACTTCCGGCGCGACGTGTTCGACGACCCGGACCCACAGCCAACGCTCGTCCAGGGACCGGCCGCCGACCCCGATCCGCAAACGGTCGACGACCTGAAGGCGATCGGCAAGCAGAAGTACGACGCGATCTGCGCCGCGTGCCACCTGCCGGACGGTAAGGGGAAGCCGAGCGAACAGCCGCCGATCCCGCCGCTGGACCGGTCCGAGTGGGTCGCGGGGGACAAGGCGACGCCCGCGCGCCTCTCGCGGATCTTGCTGTACGGTCTGAAGGGGCCGATCGAGGTGGACGGGAAGCAGTTCTCCGGCACTGGCACCGCAATGCCCGCGCACGGCTCACTGCTGAAGGACTACGAGATCGCGGGCGTGCTCACTCACATCCGCAACAGTTGGTCCAATAAGGCCGACGCGGACAACGCGAAGCCCGCGATTACGGGGGCAATCGTGAAAGCGGCCCGGGCCAAAGAGAAGGACGGCAAGCGCGCGACCAACGGCACCGAGCAAGTGACCGTGGAAGAGCTGCTGAACCTCGCACGCGACTACGCGGACCCGCCCGCAGCGAAGAAGTGA
- a CDS encoding cbb3-type cytochrome c oxidase subunit II, with translation MDRGMVIFLGAVLTFSSSWLGLVVFPFWQLGKQQPYQKDEGDEPYPQPLQGKALAGRKVYQNNGCMYCHTQQVRSEKFGDWWDANGEHKTGADIKRSYGLRRTVSRDYIYDNPTMLGTMRTGPDLANIGARNPSDAWHHTHLLNPRSANGWSIMPSFAYLYSREKIVGSRSDKALTLGREWTVDPGYRWRPSTKEWDAIVAERGSALVAQYTAGQPEPINIGTPEGKKRLLEFWLTTPEEEYQVVPNAEGDALVAYLLALRKAEVPLPEAKE, from the coding sequence ATGGACCGCGGGATGGTGATCTTTCTGGGGGCGGTGCTCACGTTCTCGTCGAGCTGGCTGGGACTGGTCGTATTCCCGTTCTGGCAACTGGGCAAGCAGCAGCCGTACCAGAAGGACGAGGGCGACGAGCCGTACCCGCAGCCGCTTCAGGGTAAGGCGCTCGCGGGGCGCAAGGTCTATCAGAACAACGGCTGCATGTACTGCCACACCCAACAGGTGCGCAGCGAGAAGTTCGGCGACTGGTGGGACGCGAACGGCGAGCACAAGACCGGGGCCGACATCAAGCGCAGTTACGGCCTCCGGCGCACCGTGTCGCGCGATTACATCTACGACAACCCGACCATGCTCGGGACCATGCGCACCGGGCCGGACCTCGCGAACATCGGCGCCCGGAACCCGTCAGACGCTTGGCACCACACCCACTTGCTGAACCCGCGGTCCGCGAACGGCTGGAGCATCATGCCGTCATTCGCGTACCTGTACTCCCGCGAGAAGATCGTCGGGAGCCGCAGCGACAAGGCGCTGACGCTAGGGCGCGAGTGGACCGTTGATCCCGGGTACCGGTGGCGCCCGAGTACGAAAGAGTGGGACGCGATCGTCGCCGAGCGCGGTAGCGCGTTGGTGGCCCAGTACACCGCGGGCCAACCCGAGCCGATCAACATCGGCACCCCCGAGGGGAAGAAGCGCCTCTTGGAGTTCTGGCTGACGACGCCGGAAGAAGAGTATCAGGTGGTCCCGAACGCCGAGGGCGACGCGCTGGTCGCGTACCTGTTGGCGCTGCGGAAGGCCGAAGTCCCGCTGCCGGAGGCAAAGGAATGA